The sequence TAATTGGTTGAGAATTTCAGCTCCATATACTTCTACCAGTTCTTTTGTTTTGGCTAAAGCAATCCCTAATTGTTGATAGATGGCTGCTCCTGCATTCTGATGCAATGAAATATCTACACAAATGCTTCTCTTGAAACCTTTTGCTAATAATTCTTTTGTCAGCTGATCGTCAATGGTTGCATTTTTTTCATTAAAAACATCAATCAATGAAAAATATTGATCCTCTTCCTCTGGGCTAATGTGCCCTGCAAGATCTTTATTGTTAACAAATATGGTCTTCTCATCCAAATGTTCCACATTCTGATCAAGTAGAAATGCAAATACTTCTTCTTCCAGACTTTCATGATATCTGGCTACCAAATGGGTACTTTCTTCAACTTTTGGTAAGTTTACCAAAGGCTTTTTAACCTGTGTATAAAAAGGTCTTACTTCTATTCCTTCCAGATTTTCCTTTTCCAGAATAGGATAAATATCCTCTGTTTTAAGTTGTTTCTTTACTAAATTTTCCCAGTTTGGAAGTGTAGCTGTATTTGACATTAGTTTTGTTTAAATTGTGAATCGTCAATGATTAATTTTGCTCCGCCAGTGAATGGTGCCCATCAAACAATCCTAATTGGCCATTCACTATTGACACTTTTACCATTCTTTTATTTCTTAGCGACTTTTGTACTGTCAACCACCAAAATGAAAATTTCTTCATTCGGTTTCTTCATAAAATAATTTTCTCTTGCGTATTTCTCTTTTTCTGATTTGTTGTTCATCAGTTTTTTATAAAAAGCATCATTCTTTTCGTATTCTTTTTTGTAATAGTCGAGTTGCTCTTCATATTTATGAATCTCCCCATTCAGTT is a genomic window of Chryseobacterium nakagawai containing:
- a CDS encoding FtsB family cell division protein; amino-acid sequence: MEENNLIKDIQPKSETFKLIQKYVLNKYTITICLFLVWMIFFDKTSFLVINELNGEIHKYEEQLDYYKKEYEKNDAFYKKLMNNKSEKEKYARENYFMKKPNEEIFILVVDSTKVAKK